A stretch of DNA from Pseudoliparis swirei isolate HS2019 ecotype Mariana Trench chromosome 5, NWPU_hadal_v1, whole genome shotgun sequence:
ATGTTGACACGAGGTATAGGCTTTTATTATTTAGTAATTGGTCATAACGGTAGTCTAAATGTAGTCAGTAACTAAAAtcaaagtctttttttattttctttttttccccctctcaaaatacaaaaatattgtcaaagagagagagagatgcgttTTAGAATAAAAGTCGAACATACCTGTGCTGCCTCTGTTTTTGACTATACGTGGATTAGAAATGGGCaagtgtcaaaataaaaggccTGTCAGACATGCGCACTTTGAATATGACTGGCTGAGATACAAACAGCTGTAAATATAatgactataaatatatatatatatatatatatatatatatatatataatgtatgtagaCCGAACACATTTTTCCCCCAgtgattatttattaaatacatgttcttataaatatttttttatataatgacATCTCGTGCTTCTGCTCATGTGAATCAAATAACGACTCgcttttgtggttgttgttgtttttttgtacagaggaccaaattaattaatttgttgcTATGGTGACCTACCGTCTGTTTTGGTACCACGTCTTGACCTGCGTGTCGGTCAGGTTGAGAGCCGCGGCCAGGTCCATGCGGTCCTGCACGCTGAGGTATTTCTGTCGCTCGAAGCTGCGCTCCAGCTGGTTGAGCTGGTGGTCGGTGAAGGCGGTGCGGGCTTTGCGGGGCTTTTTCGTGCGCATCGGGGGACTGTCTCTGCTACTGGAGATCTCCCGGTCGCCTTCCTCTTTAGCCCCTACATTGGTGGAATaaacaagacaacaaaaaacatttaaaaaacattcacattcactttgcccccaaaaaaacaaatggaagaagaaaaacacaagtgTATTCTATCCTTTCGAACCGAGCCCACTATTAAAATAAACCCAAAATAACCAGGCGCAAGTGTAACGCGCAGCCCTCCATGCCTCCAGTCGAACTTTATAAATACTTGTCTCTGAGTTGAGAGCAGTAAaacacataacaaaaaaaagacgtgTGTATTTGTCACCTGCATTTTTGTCCtgctacaatatatatatattgtattttatgttccttcttttccttgAGAAAACGAAAAATCAATATGTCAATCCATCTCTATTTGTAGCTGGTTTCCAGCGCACCATGATCCCTCCTCTAGGAAGAACAATAATCTCTCTAATTGACCCACTAGGGAGGCCTCGCGCACAGGGAAAATCACCAGGCTTACATCTGTTTTCACATCTATTACACTAATAAAGGAAGCTGGAACTCAGACAAAGAATCAGACAGtgaagcattattattattagcattattcatgtgttttttttctcctgcattttttgttgttgccctaTAATctataatttctttttttgtggattCTTAATTTTATTTATCCACAATAATTCCACCTCCACTGCATGTTCCGTGAACgcaacacacccacacgcaGCACGCTCCAAGACATAAAAACGAGCTCTCACCGTTGCATTTCAGTTCGCTCTGGATGTCGTCCCTTTTGTCCAACTTCCCTCGGTTCTCGTCCTGCTCCAACTTGGGCCTGAAGCCGTCCGGAGCCGTGGCACTTTCTGGTTTGGGCGTGTGATGGGGCGAGGACACGCTGGTGCTGTAAGGTGCGCAGGCGGCCAGCGGTTTACTGTCGCCCAAAATGTCTTTGATGAGGAACGAGGAGGTGGCGCTCCTCGGGGCGCAGCCGGCCCCGGcgagcggctgctgctgctggggagACCGCGGCAAGCTCTGCGGCTGGTTGTTGTGgctgtggtggttgtggtggtgatgctgctgctgcaggctgtCCTGGACCAGATGCGCATCAGCGGCGTGCTCCATGGTGACCGACATCGGGGACGAGGGGGCCGTCCCCACAGTGTCTATGTCCGAGCTTGGCGACGGGGTCGCCAGGCTCCTGAAATCCGCGGTCCTGCTGTCGCGGAGGCGAAAATCTCCGTTCATCAGCGCCGGGTTGCCAGAGTTAGACGCGCTGGATAAAATAGTGTCTATCCCAAAACTCGACCCGCTGGATCCTTCCATGTTAAGAAAAGCGTGATGGAGTCGTCATAACAACAGCGAGATGCTTCTTTCCCGGTCCGATGCGAAACCCCCGGGAGAAAGTCAGCAGCACTAAAAAAAATGTGAACTCGAGAAGTATAGCTGgaacaacaatttttttttttttttttaggaattgTTGagatattaatacaaaataaaaataataataatgaaaaataacccAAGAGAGAGAAAATCCAGGTTTACGGAGCGGCTCGGATGGTCCAGGATGTTACATTCAGTGAACATGCGGGGAAGCAAAGTGCGCGCTTCTGCGTAGTCCACGTCGCTTTTTGTGTTTGGATATTGAACTTTGTGTTAAAAGTTGAGGCGTATAGAGAGATATACATAGGGCTGACTCCTCGACATCAGGCTCCCCCTTTTTGCTGCTAATCGCTCCAGTGTTGCTCTACAATGACTTCCTATGCTGACGTCACGGCCCACGGCGAGGGGGGAATTAATATTTTCTCCTTTATAATAAACACTCGACGCCTTTTTCTCCCGTCCCCACCGCCCCACCTCCCTCCGCCTGCCATTGGCTCCCGGCCTGACCGGGGCTACGGCGCCTCGCCCAATCAGGGAGTTGTTTCTTTATCGAGACAGTTCAAGCCAACCGTTGAGTTGAGTTTAATTCCAGAatagctcttttttttctcctccttttttttggaggggggggggagaaaagaggaggaagaaaaaaaagtaaggaggaataaaaaaagaaaagaaaaagcatccGTGTGCTTTAAGGCCACGCTGTAAACATTTTGTGTATGAAACATCCGAGAGCTGCGACAGAGAGACCGGCGGAGAGGTGGAACATTAAATAATaccaaccccaaaaaaagaataGATAGAAGATGAAATTAAATTATGAGCTCTGAACAATTCGATGAAGTCGAACTAAAAGAGATAAATCCACAGTGGCGCTGCAGCAGCTCGAGCACCATATGGTAGGGAGAACTACTTGTATATCATTtatttgtgatttattttggtTTATTGGCTCTTTGCAGCTTCATTTTCTTAAGTCACTCAAAGAGAGTAAAAGGTTCAACTTTTTGCCATTTTCATATCTGgttttaaattgaaaaaaaaaacatttgttgacgtggagaagacaaaaaaaaagaatcctcaTGTAATATTTGAGGACAGGGTAACACATCTTCATGGATGTATTCTGCAGAGCCGCGAGGTCGACATATCCAggaatggaggaaggaggagtggCGGTGACTGTCATGACAGCACATCTTGTTAATAACCATGTCATCCTAATTAGTACAGTAATTATGAGGTGCTAATGAGCGTTCAAAGGTAGTAGGAATTCGGTACTTTTCCCCCCGCCGACGTGCAGATTGTGAAGGATGTGGAGAGAAAACGTGCGTCGCGTTCAGCTGACAAAGTGTCTGCGGGGAGGCTGCGCGCTCTCCGGATGATGTCTGTTCGTGGGAAATGTCACTTCTCACAGAAAGGTGAATGTATGCTCGTGAtccacttttttaaatataaaaataaataaaaaacttttcCGGCGGACATGAAATTTGCTTtcagatgatttttttttctctcgcgcgcgcatttttgttttcttccaccGGAATTTAAAGGATGAATCATCGagcgttttttttattgtattagtgttgttattgttttcttctcttctcccccATCTTCCTCCCATGCAGCAGCAGGTTGACGATGACGATGGTTATTGATGTGAACCGGATGAAAATTGTATGCTGTTGTTCACACTCCGAAATCCGGATTCGTGGAGGTGTGTTTCTGATTTAAAtgactgattttttaaattgcaatTATCCGTGGACTTTATTAATTCAAACGCTATGTATtaattgtgtatttattaagTGTATTATATTGGTATTTGCATGCAGACAATGCCAAAACATCTAATGTTAAAAAAGGCTCTCATCCAATCATTAacttttttcttattctttttgtgttttaactcttttttttgcctctttttaaatgtctctaCTCTCAGACATGCTCGCGCTAGAAGATAAAAATGTTGAAGTTGTATTAATAATTCAAATGCTTTGGACAGCCAACAAGCTGTAGAGCAGCAGACTCTAATTAACAGCTTGAATATTTTGATTATTCACATATGCTAAAACGTTCAGTGTTTTGGATttgtttggttgttgttgtatttccttGCAGCATGCCATCTCTGGGACAATTACATAATAAATACTGCATTTCAATGTCTGCACTtcgtttgaaaaaaagaagaaaatgtcagttaaattaaatttaaatgaaattaatATATTGTCTTTACATTTCATTAAATGTTGCGGCGAGCAAGAGCAGCAGAGAAGTCCGCTGTTATTTATCCTCGCAGATAAAGACTacttcctcttttttcccccgccGCAGCTGCTCCTGTTTCCCGCGCCACGTGCGGCGTTCGAGCACAAGGCGGCGACAAAAGCTCTGAGTCTGCACGGAGAGTGAagttcacttcttcttcttctttttcttttttaagactCAAGAGGACTTTtcatatgaaaataaaatcttcCCAAAAAAAGAGGACTTTGAACGCAACACATCCAAAACAAATCTCAGAAACGCAAAGATGATCTCCACGGCGAGGATGCTCTGATCACACGCAAGCCAATAATCGAAGCGATGCTTGAACACGTCAGtcagcgtgtgtgtatgtgtgcgcgcgtgcgtgtgcgtgttggtTTGCAATGCGCACGCGGGCTGTTCATCAACCGCAAACGGGAGCAATCAATCGCTTTATTAGCTGTGCGGCGCCGCAGGAGCTGATTGAATGCGACCAGttatattggggggggggggggggtcgtcttATTGGCCTCCGCTTGATGGTCGATGATGAGGACGGCGCAACCGCGGCGGCGCATGCGTATCGATCCAAGGGACGGCTTTGCGTGTAAGCTGTCACTTCACCGCTGGCGACCTTTGGGTTTGCACAGTGGCGGCGTTTACAAGCAGACACCCCGCATTTACACTGTCAATCACTACACCGCTGGACCagcgatggagagagagagagagagagagagagagagagagagagagagagagagagagagactgaaggtTACAATAAGTTTTCTGTAGCTTAAGTAGTGGATGTTCCTTGTCTTCATGATCAAAGACTggactatctctctctctctctctctcgctctctctctccttctttaatTGCACAGAAGCAACGTCATGAAAAGCAGGATCCAATCAGGAGAGATCATGAAGGGAGTTGGGTGATGAAAATATGCAAGGAgatgatttatttgtttgttgtttaattTTAGGCaggattttctttatttatattaattagcatacagttaaaatacatataaatgtttgtttgttttcttattcCATTAAATGTGTTACACAATTGCTTTTACATTTTCAGGGACCGgtacaaatcacacacacacacacacacacacacacacacacacacacctgtattaaTCTTGGAAATAATCAAAGATATTTGttccatttaaaagtatatgaGGGATAAGAGTAGATCTCaagcaattattattattattatttcgtaaatgtattacatgttttagAACAGTGCTCATGGGTTCATATTATTAGGGTGTATGAAAATGGCCAGAGCGGTGGCGTGTGCAGAGTGTGGTCTGCACTGTCGGACTGACCATCCCATAAGCGCTGTTGTCCTTTGATGGTCAGAGAATTATATTGATGACATGttgcaaacaaaaaaaggacaaaccATCCAACGGCATGCACAAAGTCAGAAGATCAGAGCGACTTCACCAAACCTCCATGTGCTCAGACGGTCTGGTGGTCAGTGTTCATGGAGGAGAGCGTGTTTCCCCGAAAGTGAAGCGTGTTATTCATCCACGTGGCAGAACGTGGAGCCGCTCCGGCTGTCCAACCTCTTTGTAACATACACTCACCCTGCCGGATTATCCACAATCCTAAAAATCAAATCCGATAAAATCCTACAACCGTGTTGGTGCAAATCACTGTGCTGCAATGAAGACTTATACTTTTAGTAAgggaggggaaagaaaaaatgaaGAGAATAAAGAACCTTCTGTGAAATATCTGCCCAAACTTCAAGAGCATTTTAAACACCTGCAGCACACGTTCTGAAGTAACCATCACACAACGCACGTGATcttttgtgtgtgcgttttgTGTGGATCCCCGAGAGGCCTTTACCGAGAGAGGATGAGTGGGTCATGAGGAGCACCGGAGGAGAACCGGCCGGTTGGAGTCAGCTCCCAACAATCTATACAGTTGACGTCTCAGACGTTCAGggaggattaaaaaaaacaaaaaaaacaccttcATTGCTCATCGATATTTAGAGAATCAAAGGTGATGTCATGCCGATGATGTGTCTGGATGTTGGTCCCTATAACGAAGTGTCCTGAAATATGGAAATATAACATTTGGTATCTTTTAGacgtggaaaaaaaagaagaagaaaaagcgacATTTCATGTCCATCGTGGAGGGACATTTCTATTCCCTCTCAAacttcattgttcttctctgaaTATAAAACCCGTCAACTCACATATAGCTGTTTGACTTAAATGTGTCATTGCTACAGCtctagaataaataaataagtcacaCATCTGCAATTACAATCACTGCATAAATTaatgaatacttttttttatgtgcGTGGAACAGCAATCTCTCTTCCAGAATAACTTGTCTGCACTCTGCCGTAAAACCAACCTGACTTGTAGAAGACTCTGAGGCTCAGAAAAGTTTCACCCTCTCCACCTCAAGAGGAGATTTCACGTTGAACATATGGACGCACGGTGGCTTTCTTACCAAATATAGACTGGGATTTAAATCCTGAAAGTTTTTGGCAACACTAAAACTTCATTTAGCACAAATTAGTAGGAAATGAACCTTTAATAATAAACATGAATGTAGTTGTAATCGGTCTCAGGGACATTTCTATCAATGCTTTTGTCAACAGTTATAACTTTGACTAAGACTACAACAACGCTTATAAACATCTGGAACGTATGAACACACAGTTGTCGTCATATTTGCTAATATGCATGTCATAAAGCATTTATTAACGTTTACGCTCGTGAACAAATCATACAGGCAGGTTCCAAACTGTTGCGCTCAACAGCTACACTGTAGctttcccaaaaaatttaaataaacattttaactcAAGGGCAActtatttgattttatttgacGTTAAACGACCTTTATTATTAGATGGACTTTGCTTTCAGTCGTAATGGAGAGTGAAGAAGTATTCATAGATGAAGAAAGCAAACAAGATATACTTGAGTATTAAATACAAGGAATCCGACTACTCTTACCGTAGATAtacttcataacttcatattatatatgatattatatatgataatgaacactgtatatttctatataaaagccattatattatattaccaATCTTTGGATAAACTGTTTATAATGTAGGTAAGAACTATTCACAATCCATTTTGTAACCCTTGAAAATGACTTAATGTCTGCTTAGAACTACAATAAAGCATGTGGGATACCAATTGCTAagtatttatattaatacactTCTAAGACATGCTcaatggaggagggaggggataCAATAAATTGTAAATTTTAGACTTTAACAAGCTGCTATTTATCTAAAAACTACTAAAGTGACCCATCAGTGCGGTGGACATGCACAGCTACTCTCTCTTTGGTATATCAGCGATCAGATAACACACGCAGGAAAACACACTTCTCCTCCGGCAAGTGGATGACGTATTTTTCTTCTCGGTGTCAGGCTAATATGACAATTGGGATTGGGAATCAAATTTCAATGCAAAATTACATCCCAAGAGCTTTGGAATTAAAGGTTGCGGCGCGAGAGCGATGTGACATTTAGGATGGACACACTGCACTTTATTTCAACCTCTAAACGTCATTTCCACTCATGCAGTAATGAAACATGTGACATTCAAGTTCAATTTTGAAGTGCAAGCTAGTATTATTCCATGCATTGtgattacaaaaaaaatgtgatgGAGAGTTAAAGTCTGCTTTTATTCAATCGGGCATTAACGTCTCCGGTCTGCTGCTAGAATAAAAGATccccaaaaagaaaatgtgtattaGGTGTAagtgtgttctttttttcttcttcaaaacgTCGGGGTGAGTCAAGTAGAGCTCTATTTGATGCCACGACAAATATTCACTGCAAAGGATTGTGTTTTTTCCTCCCTCCGTCTGAGGTGCATGATCAGAGAGATGCTCTGGGAGCGGAGAACACATTGATTCAAGTGTGTTCCAAACACAGACTGGCCCTGACAAGGTTGTTATAACAGTCGGATGGGGTCTATACCGTCACTTAATTACCAAAGCTGTCAGTCAAAGAGGGTCGCTGCCGGCTCCGTCCATGGCTGCGAGCGGCGTTTCCACTAGCAGCCTCCCTGAGTGATTGATCCATGCTGATGGCATCGCAAAAATAATTACAACTCGTCTCCTGATGTGTGATTCCGTACCACGTTCACGCTTCACGAAGGTAATCGGGGGGCTCAGGAGGGGTCAGTGCCATTTCCTATTACCTGAAGTCCGAGCGGCCGGGGCTGCAAAACAATGCGAGGAGAAAAGACGGAGGAGGGgtggcgggtgggggggggggtgggggatacGTTATGAATAGCTCAGGAAGGCTTGTGTGCATTTTGTCTAactgtgtgattttttttcttcacttcacccgtcccccctccccctcctgcccTGAGCCAGCGACAGCACATACTGTAACAGCTTGATGGTGTCCAACATGGGGAACTGGAAATTCAAAACAATCACTGGGTCATTAAGTTGATTGGCATCGCAATTGTCGAGCTGTTGGAGGCTAAATGGGGAAGGGGTGTAGGAGCTCTTTCACAAGAGTCAGCTTTAATCTGATTTGATGGCAACATTTGGTGACGGAAAGCGGCTCCAGAGCTCGGACCAACGCTCAGCTTTGGTTTGAAATTATTTCATAAGTGACCCTCCGTAACACTTATTCTGTCATATTTACCATAAAGCCCACACTGTCCCCAACTGCACTCCCCGAGGAAATATTATCCAAGTGTCGCTGTTACAATCATTAAGAAACAAAAGCAGCACATGTGTAGATTACGTAAACCTTCAGTAGCTAACGTTACCTAATGACACGCTAGCTGCTAATGCTTCCACAGGTTTTTATCATAACGTCTTAGAAACTCAGATCTCCTTCAAACCTCTCCGCGTATCGAGTATCACTATTACACAAAGTGTAATCCAAATCCACAGCACCACGCgggaaataaaataagaaatctAAGCCATATGGCTGTGGGACCCTGATCGGCAACTGGACGATGCCTGGCTTTGATTGCCTCcgaggggcgggacttagcaAAGGATCAAGTGTACAGGCATTTCCACCTCCTACCAGTATGTTCTgggtgaatttaaaaaaaaatcttgagcATCACGTCTCAATGCCACTCGTATTCCATTTCATTCTTTCAcgtgtacattttaaaaaggcttcTCATTCGGACACACAACTCCACTCAACCCTCCGACGACGACCTTACTGTCCCTCATAATTATGACCATCATCAATATTTATTTTGGCAACGTGCCAATCTACAGATGTTTACAGTGTGTTAAGTAGCGGTGGTTCCATGGCAACTGGCTTCGGAGCCCAAATCACCAAGTGGAATCTGCCCTACGGTTTCAGATGCACTTTGCGGAGGCATTCATATTCATAGTGCGAGCATTAACCATCATTAGCTGTCTCCCTGGTCTTGACACAGAAACGCAGCGTGAGGAGGACTGGCAGAGACATGGTGCGTTTGTGCCACGCATTACCCACCCTTCACTTCCTGACAGCACCCCCCCGTTcatcgtaaaaaaaaagggaaaaaacgcAAACACAAAGAACACAATGTAAATTGTGAATCGAGTGAGTAAACAATGTACATATGGTTTCTACACCTGAAGGGGCCGCCCCATTCTCCTCGCGTAACTTCGAGCAGGCGGAGCGGAGGCATGATGTCACTAATGAGCCCGACACGCGGCGGTGAAGAATGAAACGCGCCGCTGCATTTTGCAACAGAAAGAATACAAGGTGAAATCATCGGCGAGCAAGGGAGGAAAAAGAGTGAAAGAAAGCAAGCGATGATTAAATGATCAAAAGCTGGCAGAGCGAGCCTCTGTGTCACTGCGAGGCACACTCATCTACCCACAAGTGAAAGTTAGGTTTCAAGCACAGTGTAATTATAGCTGGGGATGTCAGTTTGACATTAATGCAGCCAGCAGAAATTccctaattggcctcagaggAGAAAGTGAACCAGAaaatatattaacattttaaaaaagcatatTTTGCCTAATCCTTTCACTTTCCAACAATATTTGAAGACCAAAATGCCCCAGGCAGGAGAATTTAAATGAGCAATTTTGTTTTTGAAGGAAACGGCCAATGAGACAGAAAATAGACTAAAGGGAAATCATTAGTGTATGAGAGATCCTGACAGGCTCGCCTTGCTGACTGGCTGGCCTGTCACTAGGAGTCTGTGTTCTTCAGCTCCACGCTATGAGCTAAGCTGATAACATGAAAAGACCCATAAACGTGCAGCCAGAAGTCAGAGCCTATTATCCAGAAATTCAAACGCGGGGGTAAGGATGAGAACAAAAATCAGAGAGGAGCGTGCGTGGGGTGGTGGTGGATGGGGAAGGCCTAGCTCTCGTCTCCTGTAGGGGTATAGAAGCGGCCAGATCGAGAGATCGCGTATAATAACGTATAATATTGCGGCAAATCACGGCGTGACTCGGGAAGCGGGAGAGAAGAAAAGCGCGCGAGAGCGTGGAAAAACTGCTCAAAGTTAGGAGGAGCATGCAATGTCACATGTGTCCAGGCTGATGTGATATGACCGTATCAGAGAAACACAGCTAAGTGCAGTCAGGAGACGTCAGCCCGGTCCCCCGGTGACGAAGCAGCTGAGGCAAGCATCGCCCCCGGCGCGGGACTGCGGGGCAAACTGCTCAGGCTGGAAGAGCCTTGCCCTTTTGAAACAAAACAGAGAGGAATGGCCAGGGGAAGCTATAGGCCGGCCTCAGCACAAAAAAATAAAGGGGCCAGGTTTATTTCCTCCAGCAATGAAGAGGggtgaagaaaaaacacacagaatgatTGAGAAGACAGAGGAAAGTGAGAATAACAGATATCAGAGCTCGAGTCTCTTTTTGTGCGACAACAAAGGGCATATGATATTCCAGCCTCCTTTTACAGCCGGCCGGTCAGAGGTTTCTTCTGGCGCCTTTTTTATTCTAAA
This window harbors:
- the barhl2 gene encoding barH-like 2 homeobox protein isoform X1: MEGSSGSSFGIDTILSSASNSGNPALMNGDFRLRDSRTADFRSLATPSPSSDIDTVGTAPSSPMSVTMEHAADAHLVQDSLQQQHHHHNHHSHNNQPQSLPRSPQQQQPLAGAGCAPRSATSSFLIKDILGDSKPLAACAPYSTSVSSPHHTPKPESATAPDGFRPKLEQDENRGKLDKRDDIQSELKCNGAKEEGDREISSSRDSPPMRTKKPRKARTAFTDHQLNQLERSFERQKYLSVQDRMDLAAALNLTDTQVKTWYQNRRQKQRQHRTKWKRQTAVGLELLAEAGNYSALQRMFPSPYFYHPSLLGTVDSTTAAAAAAAMYSSMYRTPTAPHPGLQRPLVPRVLIHGLGPGGQPALNPLSNPMSGLPHPR
- the barhl2 gene encoding barH-like 2 homeobox protein isoform X2, with amino-acid sequence MEGSSGSSFGIDTILSSASNSGNPALMNGDFRLRDSRTADFRSLATPSPSSDIDTVGTAPSSPMSVTMEHAADAHLVQDSLQQQHHHHNHHSHNNQPQSLPRSPQQQQPLAGAGCAPRSATSSFLIKDILGDSKPLAACAPYSTSVSSPHHTPKPESATAPDGFRPKLEQDENRGKLDKRDDIQSELKCNGAKEEGDREISSSRDSPPMRTKKPRKARTAFTDHQLNQLERSFERQKYLSVQDRMDLAAALNLTDTQVKTWYQNRRTKWKRQTAVGLELLAEAGNYSALQRMFPSPYFYHPSLLGTVDSTTAAAAAAAMYSSMYRTPTAPHPGLQRPLVPRVLIHGLGPGGQPALNPLSNPMSGLPHPR